In the Nitrospirota bacterium genome, CATCTCCAGGTCGAACTGCATGCAACGATGGAAGGAGAAGTCCGTCGGAGGCGCCTTGTCTCCGTAGCGCATGCCCAAATGAGCCAGTTCTCCTGCTGCGATCACACAGTAGGACCGGCCCGATTGCGTGAGGACCTCGCGAAGCCCGGTCAAAAACTGATCGACCGATTGGCGAACGGTGGGATCACCCAGGCTGGCAGCAGAGAAGGCACTCAAGATCGGGACGATGGTGAAGGGCTTCTTGCTCCCCACGATGTCCTGAAGAAAGGGAAGCTGAAACTCGATCGCCTGTTCCGCTTGGTGGCAAAGATCGTCTTCAAAGAAGGTCGGGAGTTTGGCCTTGAGCTGGCTGAGAATCGGCTGGTCGGCGGTGACAACCCCGAGCGGTGTCTCGAAATCCTTATCCGTCACGGCAAAGACATGGTCCAATCCGGCAGAGGCCGTGCCGATGATCACGAACAGATCCGGCTGCTCCGCATCTTGCAGCTCTTTGTAGGCCCAGGCATAGATCGGGCCTGCTTGTTTCAGGTCGTAGGTTGGAGCGACGAGGCCCTTGATCTTCTTCCCCGCATTCTCTGACGGTTTGAAATCCGGTCCTTCTTTTGACGTAAAGAATCCGTCGATCTGCTTTTTCAGTTTCGCGCCTTCTGCTTCGTACCCTCGCCCGGCAAAGGCTGCGCCACGCAGCGGGCTCTGCCGATAGGTTTCACGCGCCAATCGCCGGGCATCTTCAGCCCGAGGACCTTCCAGGAACAGCTTCTCGTTCAGGTCGACCACCAGCTGATCGATCTTGCTGGGCACGAGGAATTCACCGAATCGTTTGAGATAGAGCGCCCCGATTTCCGCCAGCGAATGTTCGCCGTCGAAATGCTGAATGATGAAGAAATAGTTGAGCGGCAGCACGAGCTTTTCTTTGCTCAGCCCCGTGGGATCCCAGAGGACCATGTACTGTTCCTCACCCTCTTTGATCGGTGAGAACTGAAGATTACGAAGAGCGGGGCATTGCTTGGGATCGTGCGGGATCGTGATTGTAGTAGTCATGGCGCTCCTTATTGGAGCGCCATTGTAACCAAGCCTTTACGGAAGCTGCAACCGGTGAACTGGTTCATTTGGAGAACATTCCTACAGGATGCTCAAAAAGGCCGTCCAGCAAGGCCGCAGGAGAATCGAAACCGGAGGCGTACCCTCAGGGGTACGTTGAGGATTTCGATGAGCCGAGAACGCTGCTGGCGGACTTTTTCAGCATCCTGCGTCTATTCTTGGGGCTTGCTGCCGGATCGGCGAGCCATCACCACCAAGGTGAGGATGGTCAAACCCAGGAGCCAGAGGCTCGGTCGGCCATAGGAGGGGTCGGTGAACTCGATGAGGTCGGTCAAACGACCGATCAACAAGGACATGCGAGCCATCACGGTATAGCCGAACGCCGCGCCGAAAGCGATCATCAGGAAGAGAATTCCGGTCCGCGCAACGACCTTGCCAGGCCCCGTATGCTCGACGGAAAAGAAGAAGTAAAACAGGACGGAGCTGACCCCGACCAAGATGATGATGGTGTTGATGCTGCTGGCCGGGTTGAGGAGATTCCAGGTAAACGCAAGCCCCTCGCCAGGCACCATTATCAGGAGGGGGCGGACCGTGTCCTCAATCTGTTTGAGAATGTACGAAGAAATCACACGAGGGATCGCAAGCCCGGACCCAACCCCTACAATGAATGCGAAGGCATAACGCGACAGCCAGGCGGCCTTAGGAACATATCGCGTGAGCATGAGCGCCCCAATGGCAACTGGGATCAACAAGGCCCATTCCCCGTTCTCCACGATCGGCTTCCACACGAGATGCACGACGACGGTGTCGTACGTCTTGACGATGGTATAACCGACCGACACGCCGACGTAGAGGTTCTCCGCCAATTTGAATAACGGGTTGTCCTTATAGAGGAACGAGAAGATGAAGAGGGTCAACCCCGTCGCCACCCAGGCCCCGATGATGGTTTCAATCGGCATTGGTCCTCACGCTCCCGAGCGGCTCTGTAATGTGGCCTGTCTACGCATGGAGAAATAGAACAGATTGCAGATGATCACGAGCACGATGATGGCAAGATGGGTGGCCGATTGCGCATCCATGCCGGCAATGGCCTTCCCTTTTTGACCGATCAAAGTCTCATACTCTGCCGCGCCCCGCAAGCCGCCGATGAGACCGTTGATCTGGCCGCTCCGCAACAGAGGATAGAGCCCCGGCGCCATCACGCCGGTGCAACCCCCTCCAAGTTCGAACTTGTACTTGTCCTTACCAAACACATACCAGGCTTCTACGCCGGGATTCCCCGCACCCAGGCTGATCGCATAGTTCACATCGCGAAGATTGGCAATACCTTGGAGCACCGGCATGCCCTTCGTGGGCTTGCCGTTATAGTCGGCCGGAAAGGCCCCGTAGAGGTCCTGACCCATATTGATGATCACGGCGGTCCCGCCGGGACTCCAGCCAAGGAACACATAGTCCTTCCCGCTTTCCTTGCCCATCTCGCGGGCCACCTGCGTGACGACCTGATCGGCCATGCCGGTTCCGGAAACCCAGAGCGTCATCGCGATCACGCGCAGGTTCTTCCGGAAGGCATGCCGGAGCAACGAAATCGATTGGGGATGCAGCTCGGGCTTCGAGGCAGGATCGAAGTCCAGCGAGAGGAGAAACACGGATCCCTCGGGGAGCGACTCGATGTAGTCATAGACCCCGCGCACCTCCGGCGAAATCTTGATCGGCAACCCGACCGGATAGAGCAGTGGCAACAGCGTGCAGAGTCCGATCACCAAAAAGATGATCCGCCGGTCGATCTTCAGCATGCGTTCAGCGAAACTCACAGTTGCTCCTTCGTCGCCACCGAGCATTCAGCCATCAGCAATCAGCCTTCAGGTAAGAAACGAGTCGTCGACTCCGAAGCTGAGAGCTGACGGCTGATAGCTGGCTGCTCGCCATCACTCTTTTCCCCCGCCGAGATACGACCGCTCCATGCCGAAGATAATCTTGATGGAGAGCGCGACTGTGCCAAGACTGACGCCGATCAAGATCGCGCGCCGCACCGATGCATTCAGCACGTTCAAGATCCACTGAGAGAGATCACCGCTGATCGGGATGAGATATTCTCCGAGCGGGACGCGGCCCATCATGACGATGACGGCCGCAATGAGCAGCACCGCCGCCTCACGGCTCCGCGCGCGGAACGACCGATAGGCGGCAGAAGCAATAAACAGTGCGAGAATCGCAAACATCGTCCCCTGCAGCGGGACCATCATGTAGTTATAGATCCAGCCGAAGGATGTCATCGCGCCATCGACCGCTTCTTTGCCGTTCGACCAGAGGCCGACCGCGATCGTACCCAGCATGCTGACGTACAGCACAAAACTATAGCCCCACCCCGCTTCCTTTCGGCGGATCTTCATGGCATGGACCTGGAACAGGCTGCTGACACCCAGCACCAGCGCGAACCCGCCGATGATCTGGAGCCATTTGGTGACGGAGGTCAGCATCTGCTCCGAAGCCGGATGCGGCACATAATATTGCGCCGCGAATACCAATCCGGTGATGAGCGTAATCAGGAGCGGAACCTGCCGGCGAAGAAAAATCATTTCACGTCCTTGAACACATCCAGAAACAGTTTCGGCCATTGCGCATCGAGCATCACCCCGAGGGTGGCCAGGATGGTCCCGACGCCGAGCACCACGAGGATGAGCGCCTTGCCGATGTCCTGACCGCGCAGCGTGCCGACCTGCACCGGTTCCCTGGAGAGATAGGCACTGGCCGCGTAGAGCTCCTCTCCAATCAAGGTGTAGTCGCAGGTGGTGACGAAGAACGGCAGCTGGTGATCGGAATCCGTCCCGGCGATTTGAATGGCACCGGTGCTCGCGCCTGTTTCCGTCAACAGCAAAGCTTCCGCGAAATAGGATCCCATAAAGAAGTTTGCAGCCGGTTTTTTCCGCAGCATGATGCCGTCCACTGCCGCGGTATAGCTGAATTGGTCGGACGTAATGAAAAAATTCGAATCGTCCTTGTAGAGATCCGGCTTGCCTGCTTCCAGGTAAGCCTGTTTCGTAATTTCCTGGCAGACGGCCATGGTGATGGGATCGCGGTGCGGCACGAGCAACTCGGTCTCGTAGGCCGC is a window encoding:
- the amrB gene encoding AmmeMemoRadiSam system protein B, which codes for MTTTITIPHDPKQCPALRNLQFSPIKEGEEQYMVLWDPTGLSKEKLVLPLNYFFIIQHFDGEHSLAEIGALYLKRFGEFLVPSKIDQLVVDLNEKLFLEGPRAEDARRLARETYRQSPLRGAAFAGRGYEAEGAKLKKQIDGFFTSKEGPDFKPSENAGKKIKGLVAPTYDLKQAGPIYAWAYKELQDAEQPDLFVIIGTASAGLDHVFAVTDKDFETPLGVVTADQPILSQLKAKLPTFFEDDLCHQAEQAIEFQLPFLQDIVGSKKPFTIVPILSAFSAASLGDPTVRQSVDQFLTGLREVLTQSGRSYCVIAAGELAHLGMRYGDKAPPTDFSFHRCMQFDLEMLKPVEERQPEEFANYIRKEQDQRRISGFSPIYSLLRLIDAESGQVLRYDRGITDQYNSTVTYASMAFF